From the Synergistaceae bacterium genome, one window contains:
- a CDS encoding ATP-binding cassette domain-containing protein — MKTGIPFSLKGAEFRYPDEAENTLFPLDLEIRPGEWVAVLGPNGSGKTTLLKMLNALLVPTQGLCFVDGVDSSDLNLTGSIREKVSMVFQNPEDQIVAAIVEEDVAFGPENLGLEPEDIRIRVRDALTTANLWEKRTLPISSLSGGQKQRLALAGIFAMKPKALLLDEALSMLDPYSKKEIIKLIINEHKSGITIVQVTHDLDEILFADRVIVMENGEITCDESINEFLRRSKENLHEMKLKKPDISILRELLINKKIIPENTKSDIDSINKALCLL, encoded by the coding sequence ATGAAAACAGGTATTCCCTTTTCTCTCAAGGGTGCGGAATTCCGGTATCCAGATGAGGCAGAGAACACACTCTTCCCTTTGGATCTGGAAATCCGCCCCGGCGAGTGGGTTGCCGTTTTAGGACCCAACGGGTCAGGCAAAACCACTTTGTTGAAAATGCTTAACGCCCTGCTTGTTCCAACGCAGGGTCTTTGTTTTGTTGACGGAGTAGACTCTTCTGATCTGAACCTTACTGGTTCAATAAGGGAGAAAGTCTCAATGGTATTCCAAAATCCAGAAGATCAAATCGTAGCAGCTATAGTTGAAGAAGATGTTGCATTTGGGCCGGAAAACTTAGGGTTGGAGCCGGAAGATATACGTATTCGCGTAAGGGATGCCCTTACAACGGCGAACCTTTGGGAGAAACGTACTCTGCCAATTTCTTCCTTATCAGGGGGACAAAAACAGCGTCTTGCACTCGCCGGCATTTTCGCAATGAAGCCAAAGGCACTGCTTTTAGATGAAGCTTTATCAATGTTGGATCCCTATTCAAAAAAAGAAATAATTAAATTAATAATAAATGAGCATAAAAGTGGAATAACTATCGTGCAAGTTACGCATGATTTGGATGAAATCTTATTCGCAGATAGAGTGATTGTAATGGAAAATGGGGAAATAACTTGTGATGAGTCTATAAATGAATTTCTTAGAAGATCCAAAGAAAACTTACATGAAATGAAATTAAAAAAACCGGACATATCAATACTTCGTGAACTATTAATAAATAAGAAAATAATACCCGAAAACACAAAATCGGATATTGATTCAATAAATAAGGCATTATGTCTATTGTAG
- a CDS encoding ATP-binding cassette domain-containing protein: protein MSIVVKELYHTYNLGLPTEVTALSGVSMSTERGEIVSVVGLMGSGKSTLAQHLNGLLFAQKGSVSVDNCEITAKSVFTNEVRRKVGYVFQYPE, encoded by the coding sequence ATGTCTATTGTAGTCAAAGAACTATACCATACTTACAATTTGGGTTTGCCCACTGAAGTGACAGCTCTTTCAGGAGTTTCAATGAGCACAGAGCGTGGAGAAATTGTTTCTGTAGTCGGTTTAATGGGAAGCGGCAAATCAACCTTAGCCCAACATTTAAACGGTCTTCTATTTGCGCAGAAAGGGTCCGTATCAGTAGATAATTGTGAAATAACAGCAAAATCCGTATTTACCAATGAAGTACGCCGGAAAGTGGGCTATGTTTTTCAATATCCTGAAC
- the rplQ gene encoding 50S ribosomal protein L17, translated as MRHRVANRKLGRYSSHRLAMLANMSSSLFLEGSIVTTVSKAKELRKVAEKLITRAKSGEVNDRRIVMARMPHKEAVAKLFNELGPKYADRNGGYTRIVKLGARLGDASEMAVIQLVD; from the coding sequence ATGAGGCACCGAGTAGCAAATAGAAAATTGGGACGCTATTCTTCCCATAGATTAGCAATGCTTGCCAATATGTCTTCCAGTCTTTTTCTTGAGGGCAGCATAGTTACAACTGTATCTAAAGCTAAAGAATTACGTAAGGTGGCAGAGAAACTAATCACAAGAGCAAAATCGGGAGAAGTCAACGATCGTCGTATTGTTATGGCTCGTATGCCACATAAAGAAGCTGTAGCCAAACTCTTTAATGAGCTTGGCCCTAAGTATGCCGACCGTAACGGAGGCTATACTAGAATAGTTAAGCTTGGAGCACGTTTAGGCGATGCTTCTGAGATGGCGGTAATACAGTTAGTAGATTAG